ttcttccgtTCGCCACGCCCGTTTTGCCGCGTTAATATTACAACAATTAGTAGcagagcgattgtaattccgattatCCAATTATAATGGATTAATATTGCTGGCTCTTTCCGTAAATATATATATCGATATTATGATAGAATCACGTAATCTATgatgtcctttattgttccttattatttttttgggctttttgcattgacttaatAGGCAAGATCTTGTTGTTCCGCGTTAATATTACAACACATGCTTTGTAATTGATGCTTCAGGCATGTTTCACGCTTTTAGGCACGAACTGGGAAACTGCATGGCCAACGTGGACTCCTTGGTCCTGGTCTTAACCCAACGACGGTCAAACTTCCACTTGAACGAAATCTGTATGTTTCTTCCTGTTTCTTGGATGGAACTTGGTGTTGAATACATTGGCATGGAGCGTGTGGCATACGACTTGATTGTCAAATGTGCCTGATGTCGATGTCCTTGGTTAAAAAATGTACCTAACGTCGCGATTCCAATCGTTCTGGCGTGTACCCCTAATGAGCAATCGTCACTCAGATAGTCGAACCGGCGCGGGACCACCTCGCTTTGTACCGACAATTTGTTGGCTCCAATGGGGAGGGAGTTTGCTAATCTTTATGTGACCTTGGTTCCAAAGCCTTGTCGAGAGCATTTTGGGATTAAAATTCCTAATGCACTGTACTAATGTGGGGAAGTGAGCTTTTTTAAAATTGCGTGGACCGGTCGAGGCTCGTGAAAATGGTCTCGGACACCACCTGACCTCTTAACACAAAAAGAATGAATCTATATTTTCGTATATGCAATGACTTCATTTGGGATCACAATTAGAAAagggtttgaaaaatattgaccAAATTCTAGTGGGGCAAAGCATTATTAGTGACTGATTTCACTAGCAAATTGCTAAAAgtgtcttaaatctattacgtttgtatcaattcagtattaaatctttcaatttgaccatcctaaactttttgacgatttgccaatataaaCCTTCCAATCacttttggctgaaaatcattgacgtggactcTGATCGTCTTACATGATACGGCCGGTGctgatgtggaattttttttctttcaatttttgaaaaaaaacttattaactttttacataattttgcattctttctttcttttattttatttttcttgtatcTGGCGAGAGTCACCGGGACGTCGCCGGCcgggggtgtcaaaaaagcctgcGCCAGACGGGGTGGCCTGGCtcgaaaattcacttaattttcgaGCCTTTTCGAGCCAAGTTTGGTGCTCGGGCTAGGCCAACCCCCCACCCGACTTTTTTTAAcatcaatgttttcttttaatttaatttatttttatattttttcatttgatgggtttgttaattgattttgttccaaaaaaagaagaaaaaaaaatctgaccaTAATCCGGCCCGACACTACCCGACCCGGCTCGAGTTGGGCTGGGTAGACCTCGGTACTATTCtgttcgggccgggccgagaccAAGCCCGTTGACACCTCTATCGCCAGCCGCTTAGTCGCAAGTGAGCGACCTTTGCCTAGACTTGGCCGAGGCCCCGATAATCCTTGCCAGCgacggttaaaaaaaaaaagaaacaaaaaaacacaaaaaaaaaagttacaaaggtttttttgtaaaaaaaagaaattgcaaaaattgtccgACGCCGACGTGGGACGGCCAGTATGTGATTTGCGGGGAAGTATCACATTGACAAATAGTCAAAAAGGTTTTTGACTAAAAtgacaaaatgaaaatatttaggattgagttagcaaaagtgcaattgatttaagatttttatttttttagggtaATTATTCCATGGTTTCACCATGTTTACATGACTTTGACCCCAGTTGACCCAACGAGGCCAAAGCTTGGCATTGGTATAGGAACTTCAAAGAACCGAAGGCCCGTTTTGGCTTTTACTCTGCAAGCGTCGCCGCCCCCTTGGGTGTCATCATTGATTCATAAGGGCGTCGTACTTGCTTCGAGAACCTTCATCAAGAGGAGCTCCGATGCACGAGAGGTCCGGATTCTATTCTTCGGTGGCGAATTGCATTTTCACCCTGGATTAACAACAGGGTCCCAGGTTCGGGCTTGATGGACCCCGACTTGGGCGTCGAGGACTAGAGCCAGGCCTCGATGGACCTCGAATCGGGCATCAGCGACCGGGGCGCAGGCTCAAAGGCTTGATCCCAGGCTTGGGTATTTGGGACTAGAACTCGAACTCAATGAACACGTGCCCAACCTCGATGGACTTGGGCGTGGGCAATGTGGTCTCGGACTCATTCTCAATGGACCTGAGTATGGGCACGCCCAGGACCCGATAAGGAAGCCATCTTGGGCCTGCACGGGGTGCCAAGTTCCAGGCCCAATCCCTATGGACACAGGCACGGGTGCCAGAAACCCAAGCCCAGGCACCGAGGTCTTAGACCCAGCCTCGATAGACGTCGAGGTCCTAGGACTAGCCTCAATGGACACGGGCCTGTGTGTTGGCAACCCGAGCACTGGTACTGAGGTCATGGTCTCGCCCTTGATGGACCTAGTCACTGTCGGCCATGGAAATGGGGCCAATTTTCTTCTAGTCATCCCAGaaagattcaatttttaatttcattattGTTGTCTGTTCCTTATTTTCGTTTTTCTAATTGAAGGCATGTTATGTTATCAACCAATATCGTTTAGCGGGGAGAAAGCTCCCTCAACGGCCACAAATGGCCTCCTTCGCCTTCCCCGCTTCGCTGCATCGCCACCAGCTCGCTTCGCTCCCTCCATGTAAGCCCTCTCCGACCCTCGATTCCTCCAAATACCACCGCCACCCCACTCCCGCTTCCGCCCTCAGGAGTGACCCCAACCACTTGCTCGCCAAGCTCCCCACCGCGGACCGCGACCCTCCTTCGAAAACCGCGAGTGGTTTCGGTGTCGGAGACAGGGCTAGTTCGTCGGCCCGGCCTCCGAGGCCCAGCGGCGAAAAGTCGCAGAAGGAGTCTTTGAAGGACCTCGTGAGCTCGATCATAAGGGAGCGGTCCAAAAGGAGGGTCGGCGATGGCGAGAGCGCGAGGAGATCGTCGAAAGGCAAGACTACGAGGAGCGACTCGAGTTTGGGGCGGGGGAGTGATGTCGGAGTTGGGAATTACGGTTTACGTTCTGAAAAAGAGAGTGCAGCGGTGAAATCTGCGGATGATGATGGTGGTAGTTCGGGAGGTAGAGTGGGGAAGCAGAAAATGAGCAGGAATGTCGGCGTTAGTGTCACGGAGGCGGCTAATGAGAGTAGGAAGTCTACGAGAAGTAAGGTCGAGTCGCCTGACGTTCGGTTGAGAGTCGCGCTTGATATGTGCTCGAAAAGTGGGGATTTTTTGGGGGCGGTTCAGTGGTACGAGTCGGCTCGTAAGGAAGGGATTCAATTGGTGCAGTATCATTACGCTGTGCTGTTGTATCTCTGTGCTTCTGCGGCTGTCGGTGTTGTTCAGCCTGCTAAAAGCGGAAGTGGCATGAGGACTTTGAATAGCTTGGACTTGTCGAATGCACATGTCGCTACAAATTACGTCAAGTTTGGTGAGGTAGATGAAGTCATGCCAAATGACCTCCAGTCAATTGGTGCCCGTAGGGTTGAGGGAAATGATAGCAAAATGGATTTACGTTCAAGGCGCACCTATGGCAATGTTGAGTATACCGACAGAATTAAGAGCATCAGGCAGAACTTTAATGGGTTTCCAAAACCCAAATCTCATGTTTCAGATCGGCTGAATGATGCAGGACAAACTAAAAGTGGTTCCTCCGGTACTGAAAATGAGGCTATAGACCAAGAGCAGGTCGTTATATTAGATGAGAATGTCAAGAAGTATGCGGTTGTAAAGGGATTTGAAATCTACGGGGAGATGTGCTCAGATAAAGTCCCAATGAATGAAGCCACTTTGACATCTGTGGCCAGAATGGCAATGTCAATAGGTGATGGAGACTTGGCGTTTGACATGGTGAAGCAAATGAAGTCTTTGGGGATAAATCCTCGGTTGCGGTCCTACGGTCCTGCTTTATCAGCTTTCTGCGATAGTGGAGACATTGAGAAAGCATTTGAAGTTGAAAAACATATGCTGAAGAATGGTGTCTATCCAGAGGAGCCTGAACTGCAAGCACTACTAAGAGTAAGCATAGCTGTTGGAAAAGGGGACAAGGTGTATTATTTGTTGCACAAACTCAGAACAAGTGTAAGGAAGGTCTCTCCCTCTACTGCAGATCTAATTGAGGACTGGTTCAAAGGCAAGATAGCTGCAAGACTAGGGAAAAGGAAATGGGATCAAAGAGATATAAGAGAAGCAATTAGAAATGGTGGTGGAGGCTGGCATGGGAAAGGTTGGTTGGGAAGAGGCAAGTGGAGTGTATCACGTGCATCGGTTGGTTCTGATGGCTCATGCAAATGCTGTGGCAGAAAATTGGCCACAATTGATCTTGATCCTTGGGAAACAGAAAAATTTGCCGAGTCAGTTGCAGCCTTGGCTCTAAAGAGAGATAAAAACTCCAGCTTTCAGAAATTTCAAGTACGAATTTCCCCAGTCAACCTTCCTAATTGTAATTTTCACTGTGTCTCCGAGAATCAGATAGACTGATTCAGCATTTGCAGAAATGGCTCGATTATTATGGACCATATGAAGCAGTAATTGATGGAGCTAATGTAGGCCTTTTCAGTCAGCACAGATTCTTACCAGCAAAGGCAAGTTTTTTAAAAGTTGAAGGCAGATCACCTGTAAAGGTCCATAGTGATTGTTCTTGTGCACTTATTGAAATCAAATCTGTAGGTTAATGCAGTTGTTAATGGAATCCGTCAGAAGCTTCCTTCAAGAAGATGGCCTCTCATTGTTTTACACAATAGGCATATTACAGGAAACAAGATGGAAGTACCAGTGAACAGGGCAATCATTGACAAGTGGACAAATGCGGATGCACTCTATTTAACACCTACTGGATCCAATGATGACTGGTGAGATATTGAATTCGCAAATTACAATCAGAAAGTTTGCATCTTTATTGTCATTTCGGGGAATATTGAAACCTCCGTAGTGCATGCAGTTTAAATTAAACCGACATGAGAAATAACGTGTGTTTCAGGTATTGGTTGTATGCAGCTATCAAATTTAAGTGCTTAGTGGTGACCAACGATGAAATGAGGGACCATACATTTCAACTTCTAGGAAATGACTTCTTCCCCAAATGGAAAGAAAGGCATCAAGTGAGTCTAGTTGGATTTCCCGTTAATCTTGATTATGAGTCTCTTTTGCTTGTCAAGGTCATAGCTTTTCGACTTTTTTATCATTTCCTAAATCATGCGGTAATTTATGAGTCTGATTAGAGTCGCTGTTGCAAACTATAATGTCATTTGTGTTTCTGTTTCCAAGGTACGTTTCAGCTTTTCTGTTGCCGGTCCGGAGTTTCACATGCCTCCTCCGTGTTCTGTAGTAATCCAGGTGAATAGCACAGATTTATTTTCTATGCTGCAGACATCTCCCGTTATAGATGGATAAGGGTGATACGATTGAGTTTTTGTTTCTTGTGGTGTGTGCATGCATGCTTGCAAATTTGGGTATCGCATTTGCGTCTTGCAAGCTTTGATAGGTTGGGACATTGTGTAATCCTTTGGTGAAACAATGTCCACAGGAGTCCGAGAATGGCCACTGGCATATACCCATTTTGCTGGAACATGGGTATGAAGCAGATAGAACGTGGTTATGTGTGACGCGTGCTGTCTCTGGATCGGAAACCAGACCTGAAGGTAGTAGATTGTATGCTGAGTCAAGTTTACTTTTTGATAAGCTGAAACATCTATTTTTCACGATAAATGCTTGCCTGCCCTGACTGTGGGCCGACTAAAAACGTTATTCATCAAAACACACTGTATGGCAGTGTTAACTACATGATATGATTACATGAAACTTTTGCTGCCCccccaacaccaccaccacaaaCACACACACCCCAACCCCTCAGGACAAAAAAAGATTATAGAAGCTTTTGTAATCGGATTATTttgctctcttttctctttgcaaTCTAAGCTCTATGTTTCACCTTGTTCATTCCTCTTTTGCTTATGGTATGTTTTTTGTCTTGGAAAAACAACTCCATATAATCTTTATCTCTATTAATCAATGAAGAGGATAACTAGTCTAACCAGTTCTGACAATCAAGGGCAAGAGCAAAGTCTGTGttaaaaatttagggagaaGTGCACATTccatttataaaattatttgatttcCACACTCATGCTAGTGTTTTTCGATGAAACATTATTTTGTTCTGATCCAGATCATTTCAGGTAATGCTAACCGGTACTTGGTCTTACTTTTTATACTTTTCATTTGCTCAACACTCAATCCTCCTCACCAACTGATTCTCACTACTCAGTTTTGCTGCTGATAAGGAGGTCTTTTGTCCAATTCCCAGTGACTAGGTTCACCACCTAACTGTTTCCCATCTCCATAACTTGCAGAGGTGGGGTATTGGGTGAGTAGAAGATACAAAAGCCTAGAAGGCCATTCTTAAATTTGGTTGATATCAACATTTGGTAGTCATGggccgtaccatttttatggagtGCTTGGATATTCTTGTGGTTTCCAATTGGCAGTTCAATATATACCACGTTCCCGATGTCTTCAATCCTAGAATTCTGAGGTTGAATTTAGTGCTAAAGATTTGGTGTTTACTCTTCAGTACAGTTTCAAGGACTTGTTGAGTGCTTCATCgatgttagagtaattaaatattaaaccatgcctttatctatcagcttaagcttttaaaacaattggtagtggtcccacaaaatcttatATAGTATCGGAGCaggaggtcttgagttcaagGCTTAGTGCGAGGaggagtgttagagtaattaaatataaacCACACCTTCATCTatcagcttaagtttttagaatagttggtggTGGTCCAACAAAATCTTACAATTGACAATTAATAGCGACATCAAACTAGGCTTCTTGTCCCTCCAAGATGAGAGAAGGGAGAATTTGCAGGCATAAGTGTGGTGGCAGGTGTTAATCTGCAATCATGTGAATACTTTCATCATCTGTAGCTGGCTTTATTAGTTTTCACATAGTTTGTGGTGGCAGGTGTTAATCTGCAATCATGTGAATACTTTCATCATCTGTAGCTGGCTTTATTAGTTTTCACATAGTTTCTATTTTGTGCAAGTATCTTAATTTATTTCATAGAGCTGGTTTCGCTGAGCAAATGTGTACATGAATAGCCTCTGTTCATTGTCTACTGTTCTTGACAAAACGTTCTGATATATCTTATTCTGATGCCAAGTGATATTCATATGtggttttttccaaaattattgcctgattttttctaattaatcaCATAAAGTTTGTTGAACTGGTTCTCTGGTTTGATTTTTatgtctttgcttttgtttagATCTGCAATTACATCAACAGAGTGAGCAACATGTGATGGAAGGCAAAGAGCCACAAGTCGAAGTTGATCCCTTTTCAGAAACGCTTCAACCTAACCATGACTGCATTAGAAAATCACCTCCTGAGACACATCAAAATCTCAAAAGCATATTCGCAGCGTCTGTATCATCAAACGACGGCACCCTCCTGTCAGAACTTGACACTGCAGAGAGGTGTGGCGATTGTATTATTGATTTCCAAATATAGATTCATTGAGAATCAGTTCACATCCTTTTGTTATCTTGTCACCGAGATCAAAGAAGTTGGAGTGCCTATGTACAGACACGAGGCACGGTTGATTTTTCTAAGGTGTAGAGAGCCCTTCGTTGGCGGAAAAGCTTATTTCGCAAGAATGTACTTTCCCGAGCATTGTAACTTTGGAGTAGATGCAATTTCTTGCCTAATATAATTCAGGAAAAAATTTTCCCGCTTCATTTTCCTTTGGAGCTGCGGAAGTAGTCTTTGGTTGGTGTTGAAAGTTGGTACATCTGCTCTAAGATCGCATTACGGGTAACACCAGATGTAGCTTTTTCATTAAGGTGAAAATTGATGGGGGTCGAAATACTGCAAAAGTATTGATTTGTGTGGCTTACGGGTAGAATCCATGGATGGACCAAGCAAACTCGTCGCTATGTCAGCATACTAGCGTATAGCGCTATTATTTTGTACAATGGTATTCGTATTTGCTCTTCTTGTTTGTGTCGTTCGTGGCATTGGCTCTTTGTGAAGAGGAGAGACGGATCTGAACATGGTGGCACAGACATACCTTTTCATAGGATACTTACTCCGGGGGGAGAAGCAATTGACCATGCTATGGACAATGTCTTCTCCACCACGATGTGCCACACAAACGGAGAGGTCAATCTCTTTTGGAGCTGGTGTTACTCTTTCAAATGGTAGTATTTCTCGTCCATTCATTCGAAAAGAATGCAAGGAACTTGTGTCGAGAGAAATTATTCAGCAATGTTGTTCGTATATGGAGTAGGTGCATGTCAAACCTCGAAATAAGGGGACTAGCAAATGTCCGAAGAAATTGAGAACGGACCGGTTCTTAGATTATGTGGGCTCCATGTGGAGGGATTTGACGCTCACGCAATAAATGTCGCTTTGTTTGATTTTATGTCTCTTCCCTTAGGAATCATTTTTATTGGTTTCGAGAAATTTTAGTCGTCTTGCTAAAATATTTCTCGTTTGTGTTTGCCATGGGCTAAGTGCATGGGAGACCTTGAATGGTCGGTTCCGTGCTGGAACTGCATTTGCCTGTGAGCAAGAATGCCATTCTTGATATAACGATTCTTTGGCATTTCGCCTAGTCAAATCTTCATGTGTCGCCATGCATCTGTGGCCCCTAAAAGTGATGGTCCTGTCAGGAACTGAACGTGTCTTTTTCTATCTATGATGGAGGAGAAAAGGGAAGGAACACAAGATCACGGGGCTGCAACTCatttctttgtccttttttgcTGCActtaattttgttcttttgctcCCTTTTTTGACAGAATAACATTAAATGGGGTTTTCAGGTTTTGGTTCATCGAACAGTTCATTGAGAATCACGAGTCACGGGCAGccaatcatctctctctcactctagAAGAGACCCTTTGTTGATAGAAATGGCATGTTCATTTCTTTCTTCAGGTAGATTCTGAAGAAAGGAATGGAAGACTCCAAGCGCACCCGCATAAACCCAGAAGCCGATGAGTCCAAGGATGTTGTTCGCTTCGACAAGTCTCTTCAAGTAAGAATTCCACGGTTCCTCGAGATATggttgctgaaactttcattgtTTGGACTCTGCATTTCGTTATCTGGAACTTGTTGCTGAGTTGTGGTTCTGTGTTGCTAATCTATGGTAGGAACTTAAAGATTTGCGGTCTCAGCTTCATTTGGCTGCAGATTACTGCGAGTCGAGGTTCTCGAACGCAGAAGAGAAGAGGATGTGAGCATTTCTTACCATTGAACCCTTAAATCTTTTTACACCCATGAGAGAGAATTTACTGCTCAACTTTTCTCTAGTGTAAGCGGGTTGCTTGAATTCTAGTTGAGCTTGCTAGAGTAAATTGAGATGCAGCATGTATAAATTTAGCAACCCAAACTTGCTTACTTCGCTAATGAACTGTCTTTTCCAGGAGTTGCTTTTCTTTATATTCCTTTGTACTGACGTTATGTcgaaaattctctctctctttttttcccttttggctcgCAGGGTTGTTGACAACACTAAAGAGTACATATGCAAGGCCATGGTCACAGTGGTCGATCATCTCGGGAATGTCTCTGCTAATCTCAATTGCTGCCTTTCCAATGCCTGTGAATTCTCTAGTACGGAGCTTCGGATTGACTGCCTGAAGCAAGTCAGTGCGTACATACATGTCTCCCTTAGTAACCTCTAAATTATGCTGCAAATGAGGAATCTTAGGCCATGAATGATGATTCAAAATGTTTTTGTTCAACAGAGACTTGTGTTGTGTGAAGGGTATGTTAACAAGCTTGCTCTGACCGGAGTCCAATGGAATGCTGTTCTGCCAAGACACAATCCTAGATACTTATTAACTTGtataattctctcttttctttctgagTAGTAACCCGTAGTATTCTCTTCCCTAAATTCAAAAGCTAGTAAATGCTGGTGTAGTCCTGCTTATGTTCTTGCTAGAGATTAAACCCTTCTGTTTTTCTTGATCAGCTGTCAAGAATGTCGAGACGTCAAAGGAGGTCAGGAGGTAATATTCCGGGACAAGTAGAAGATACCAGGCTAGAGATTCACGAAGTGATCAAGAACTTCAAGGAAACATCTTTGAATTGAATTCTTTGTTTTGGTTCCTTATGGTCTTATGGTACAGGGATTCTGAGAACCAAACGCCAGAAGTCGGAGAGAATCAAGAGCTCAAAACAGAGGAGGGCTTGCCACTTTTCTTGTGTACCCATACGAACAAGCCATCACTTGCCAAGAACTTAACAGCACAAGCTGATGGGAGGAAGACAGATGCTAATGCAATAATAGGTACTCTTGGAAGCTTCACATACAGTAATTGCTCAACTCATCATAAGGAACTATTAGGTTCTGTTTACCCAACTTGGTGACATTGTGGATGCTTCTCTAATATGATTGATTGCCATTCTTCTTATGGTGTCTAAAACAGTTCCTGTCCGCAATGGCCTGTCCATACTGTCGAAAAGCTTGAACCCTACTTTCCATTTCCAGGTGAAAAATTTTGCGCCCGGTTCTTTTTGGCGCTAGTTTGGTAGAAATCATGCCCACATTGTTCGTGCAAACACACTCCAGGAAAGTGCGACGCGTGATAGTTCATTGTATTGTTGTACTGCAGGGTGCTCCAAAACTCGGACGCAACGCCCCGATCAGAAAGTCGGCTCATAGTAGTGACATCCTATCTCTAATTCGACGCGTTAGACAGACAGCATGAGGGCTATCCATGGTGTGACTCCATTTGCTGGGTGAATCGCAACTATTTTCTGGAGCCTCAGGGTGATCAAGTTTGCAGTTCAATGGATGAGGCCCCCATTCACTAGCCAAAATTGCTCAGTTGCTGTATCTTGAGATGAGATAGGATTCTGTATAATAAAAATGCTCAGTTTCGCAGTTTCTGAACTTGCATTCTAAGCTCCTGTCCTAAATCCCTGTGACAGAAACCAGAGAACCCTCAATATCACCAGACACACAACATAAACATCATTTTCACCAACATAACTATGCATGCATCAAGGCTTATGCTTATTGACCGGCACTCTTTGTCATGTCAAGGTAGCTCTTCCTCTTTCTATCCGCTGCAATAACCTCCTGGGCCGCCATAAGTTATTGTATACCCCATTTTTTCCAGgtagtgatcgtttttcaagtCATAGACATTGGATTTATCCACCCACTCGGCCTCTTTCCTTGGAGTATAGAATGTGCCAAGCGAGCTAGTCCAATGGAGTCCTCGGAAGCATGCCGCGTgcgtatagtcgccgtcgggcTTGTGACCACTTCCCATCGGCGGACAAACTCCGTCGCTTCCGGCCAGTCCGATTCCTCCCCAGGCTATATGCAGGGAGCCGTTGCGCAAATTCAGGAATAATTCCTTCGGCCAGTAACCCACCGGAATCGGCGGATAGAACACATTCAACCACCAATTGCCAGTATACATGTCCTATTTAGAAGCAAAGGCTGTTGATATTAATCTCATATACACATATATAAACCAATGTATATATGCTCTAAATTACCTTAATATCGGGAAAATtgctattaaaaatgagataacgACATGAATAGTcattgaactttagcctaatatgcagtatgatccttgaacttcagCTCAATTGCAATGTGGTCCGTGAACTTCTAATTAGTTCTGTGTGGCCCCCGTACTTTTGCTACATCTAATGTAATACCGGAATTATATGAAAacgttcaatattgtccttccATTTATTCAAATTCAGGGACAACattcaacattttcatatagtctggggattaaattgaaaatgtatCAAAATTCCAAGGATCACATTTCTcgaacaaatgaaaatttcggggatcacattgcatattggactaaagttcggagagcacattaaacaaatttaaaatttagaagaccgcattacatattgggctaaagttcagagACAATTCGCGTAATTTTTCCTCAGAAAAATCGAAGTTACCTGTTGGATATACATTATGAGTTCGTACTGCTGTCCACCATAAACGGAAGCGGGCTGTAATGGAAAATTGGTCGTTATTGTCCTGTGTACCTGGACAAAGCCTGGACACAACACATTGTAGCATCCGTCACGATAGCCATCTCCCTGTGTGAACAAGAATGATGCTTTAGTCAATTAAGCAATCGGACTTAGGTTTAATTTCTAAAGctttgtttgaaataaattcAAGGAAAGAATAGTTCGACGGGAGGATTATTTAACTATATTTAAACTGACCGTCCAGTACGTGAACAACCGGGGAAGTGTATCGCCGCTGAGTTGTGGACAAACCTTAGTGAAGCAACAACAAATGTTAGATTGCTTTCGGCTTCTTTCGTTCATCGTGTTTCTATTCGTTGGCTGTcgaagaagaaaaatgtttgCTGTACTAATTTTTAAGGATACGCCACAAGTTTACTCACCGACCAACCCGCTACAATCATGCTGATATGATCCGGAGGACCGGTTTCGATCCATATATTATGGAAACTGCATTGCTCACGAGAAACGGTTAGATTGTAGAGGGTTGTGCCTCCGCCACCTCCGTATTTGATGTTCTTTACCATGTTATCCCTGATAGAAACCACCTGCAAACGAAATCATGATTTGAACATCCAGAACTAGAAGCCGGGAAGAGTTAAAAAGATGGAATACttgcccaaaaagtcctaaatcttttgattttgccaattcagtcatagatattttcatgttttaccagccaattgagtccattcggccaattttgggcaaaaatcgCTTAAGTGAATGCCGaccattttctattttgcttttttttttcccctcttccgACCATCCGGGCCTCATCGATAGCCGGTGACCTTTGCTAGGCCTCTGGCGAAGGTCGCCCTCGCCTGATCGGAGTATCTGATCATGTGcatgctagagagagagagagagagagagatttacatGTTGATTAGGAGGAAAGTTTGGTCCTGTAGCCACAACCGATGGCATCTTTGGCAAGGATCTTGCCCTAACCAGAACTTCCCTTGTCACTCTCGGAATCGGTACTGTCCCAACCGGACAAGCTTTTCTGACCCCATGCTCTACGGATTTTGCATCTGGCGGACTCCTTCGAAAGCTAGCAAAATGCAAATTCGGTTTTGTCTACAAAGATGAAAGTAAATTTTACAAGAGTATGAAATAAAACATTCTAGTCGCAACGGTTTCGCGACGACGGGCGTGTGTTCTTCTACGGTTCCAATGAACGTGGGGAGCGTGGCGATTGTTAACCTGGACTTTGTGATTCTTCAGTAGAGGATGATCGAGCGCCGGCTGCTCGGTAATATCGATGCGATCGACGACATCTCCTTCCTCGGTCTCCACGGAATTTCGATACGGTCAGTTTGT
This genomic interval from Rhodamnia argentea isolate NSW1041297 chromosome 4, ASM2092103v1, whole genome shotgun sequence contains the following:
- the LOC115740602 gene encoding proteinaceous RNase P 1, chloroplastic/mitochondrial-like isoform X3, with protein sequence MASFAFPASLHRHQLASLPPCKPSPTLDSSKYHRHPTPASALRSDPNHLLAKLPTADRDPPSKTASGFGVGDRASSSARPPRPSGEKSQKESLKDLVSSIIRERSKRRVGDGESARRSSKGKTTRSDSSLGRGSDVGVGNYGLRSEKESAAVKSADDDGGSSGGRVGKQKMSRNVGVSVTEAANESRKSTRSKVESPDVRLRVALDMCSKSGDFLGAVQWYESARKEGIQLVQYHYAVLLYLCASAAVGVVQPAKSGSGMRTLNSLDLSNAHVATNYVKFGEVDEVMPNDLQSIGARRVEGNDSKMDLRSRRTYGNVEYTDRIKSIRQNFNGFPKPKSHVSDRLNDAGQTKSGSSGTENEAIDQEQVVILDENVKKYAVVKGFEIYGEMCSDKVPMNEATLTSVARMAMSIGDGDLAFDMVKQMKSLGINPRLRSYGPALSAFCDSGDIEKAFEVEKHMLKNGVYPEEPELQALLRVSIAVGKGDKVYYLLHKLRTSVRKVSPSTADLIEDWFKGKIAARLGKRKWDQRDIREAIRNGGGGWHGKGWLGRGKWSVSRASVGSDGSCKCCGRKLATIDLDPWETEKFAESVAALALKRDKNSSFQKFQKWLDYYGPYEAVIDGANVGLFSQHRFLPAKVNAVVNGIRQKLPSRRWPLIVLHNRHITGNKMEVPVNRAIIDKWTNADALYLTPTGSNDDWYWLYAAIKFKCLVVTNDEMRDHTFQLLGNDFFPKWKERHQVRFSFSVAGPEFHMPPPCSVVIQESENGHWHIPILLEHGYEADRTWLCVTRAVSGSETRPEVQFQGLVECFIDN
- the LOC115740602 gene encoding proteinaceous RNase P 1, chloroplastic/mitochondrial-like isoform X2, which encodes MASFAFPASLHRHQLASLPPCKPSPTLDSSKYHRHPTPASALRSDPNHLLAKLPTADRDPPSKTASGFGVGDRASSSARPPRPSGEKSQKESLKDLVSSIIRERSKRRVGDGESARRSSKGKTTRSDSSLGRGSDVGVGNYGLRSEKESAAVKSADDDGGSSGGRVGKQKMSRNVGVSVTEAANESRKSTRSKVESPDVRLRVALDMCSKSGDFLGAVQWYESARKEGIQLVQYHYAVLLYLCASAAVGVVQPAKSGSGMRTLNSLDLSNAHVATNYVKFGEVDEVMPNDLQSIGARRVEGNDSKMDLRSRRTYGNVEYTDRIKSIRQNFNGFPKPKSHVSDRLNDAGQTKSGSSGTENEAIDQEQVVILDENVKKYAVVKGFEIYGEMCSDKVPMNEATLTSVARMAMSIGDGDLAFDMVKQMKSLGINPRLRSYGPALSAFCDSGDIEKAFEVEKHMLKNGVYPEEPELQALLRVSIAVGKGDKVYYLLHKLRTSVRKVSPSTADLIEDWFKGKIAARLGKRKWDQRDIREAIRNGGGGWHGKGWLGRGKWSVSRASVGSDGSCKCCGRKLATIDLDPWETEKFAESVAALALKRDKNSSFQKFQKWLDYYGPYEAVIDGANVGLFSQHRFLPAKVNAVVNGIRQKLPSRRWPLIVLHNRHITGNKMEVPVNRAIIDKWTNADALYLTPTGSNDDWYWLYAAIKFKCLVVTNDEMRDHTFQLLGNDFFPKWKERHQVRFSFSVAGPEFHMPPPCSVVIQESENGHWHIPILLEHGYEADRTWLCVTRAVSGSETRPEGNANRYLVLLFILFICSTLNPPHQLILTTQFCC